Proteins co-encoded in one Opitutus terrae PB90-1 genomic window:
- a CDS encoding RraA family protein yields the protein MITSKIIPHLIGCSAGLVLATSALGAAEAATPETLRAGKNFIATQVYPATEDAKILQAFEGLRVADVTDGLDAVGLFGRGMMDHEIRPVYRDTVDYSHRFIGIAVTARYVPTQQPAPGLMPEADYDAWAGKWYNERSSEPFMELIRPGTALILEDAPNADVGSIGSANIMAWKSKGCVGVVTNATARDTDEVITEKIPLYVRAMGRGIRPGRNEIESVNRPVVVGGVLVMPGDVVVGDGDGVVVVPRAQALKVAAYAHKILAGDKDARRGLYKQLGLPEDKSVK from the coding sequence ATGATCACCTCAAAAATCATTCCCCATCTCATCGGTTGCAGCGCGGGCCTGGTGTTGGCCACCAGCGCACTCGGCGCCGCGGAGGCGGCGACGCCAGAGACGTTGCGCGCCGGCAAGAACTTCATCGCCACCCAGGTTTACCCGGCGACGGAAGACGCGAAGATTCTGCAGGCGTTCGAGGGCCTGCGCGTCGCCGATGTCACGGACGGTCTCGACGCTGTCGGGCTTTTTGGTCGCGGCATGATGGATCACGAGATCCGGCCGGTCTATCGCGATACGGTCGACTACTCGCACCGGTTCATCGGAATCGCGGTGACGGCGCGCTACGTGCCCACGCAGCAGCCTGCGCCGGGACTCATGCCGGAGGCCGACTACGATGCGTGGGCGGGCAAATGGTATAATGAGCGGTCGAGCGAGCCGTTCATGGAACTGATTCGGCCGGGCACGGCGCTGATTTTGGAGGACGCGCCGAACGCGGACGTCGGTTCGATCGGCTCGGCGAACATCATGGCGTGGAAATCGAAAGGCTGTGTCGGCGTCGTGACGAACGCGACGGCGCGCGACACCGACGAAGTCATCACCGAAAAAATCCCGCTGTATGTCCGAGCCATGGGCCGCGGGATTCGACCCGGCCGGAACGAGATCGAATCGGTCAATCGTCCCGTCGTCGTCGGCGGCGTGCTCGTGATGCCGGGCGACGTGGTGGTGGGCGATGGCGACGGCGTGGTCGTGGTGCCGCGCGCGCAGGCGCTGAAGGTTGCCGCCTACGCGCACAAGATTCTCGCCGGCGACAAGGACGCCCGGCGCGGGCTCTACAAGCAGCTCGGGCTCCCCGAAGACAAATCGGTCAAATGA
- the clcA gene encoding H(+)/Cl(-) exchange transporter ClcA: MEKISDDSALGATEVRRRHIVLKAILVGVLAGALGAAFRLALQIAESARAQAIAAAAGPWALVAGIAIGVVGGALGVWLVWRFAPHAAGSGIPHLKGVLERQAEPEWKRLLPVKFIGGVLGIGGGLALGREGPTIQMGGATGAMVASWLRVRAGEGERRALMSAGAGAGLAAAFNAPLSGLVFVMEELHGNFTPVLFVAAFLASVSGDVVGRLMINELPVFHLSGIAAPGLSSLPWAALLGGALGLFGVAFNRVLLGSMNLHDRLRHWPGWVLGAIAGGTIGLAAWFLPGLAGSGGHLVQAALAGELALYLVPVFVLARFGATMLSYASGAAGGIFAPLLVLGALAGLWFGSGVHALVSNPGLTPAVFCVLGMGAMFTAVVRAPLTGIVLMVELTGTYGFMLPLLVSCMAAYGVAELLGNMPIYEALRERSLRPSR; the protein is encoded by the coding sequence ATGGAAAAAATCAGCGACGACTCTGCCTTGGGTGCGACCGAGGTGCGGCGCCGTCACATCGTGTTGAAGGCGATCCTGGTCGGCGTGCTGGCGGGCGCGCTCGGCGCGGCGTTTCGACTGGCGTTGCAGATCGCCGAGAGCGCGCGGGCGCAGGCGATCGCGGCCGCCGCGGGGCCGTGGGCACTCGTGGCGGGGATCGCGATCGGAGTCGTGGGCGGCGCGCTGGGAGTATGGCTCGTCTGGCGGTTCGCGCCGCATGCGGCGGGCAGCGGCATTCCGCACCTGAAGGGCGTGCTGGAGCGGCAGGCCGAACCGGAGTGGAAACGACTGCTGCCGGTGAAGTTCATCGGTGGCGTGCTGGGCATCGGCGGCGGACTCGCGCTGGGGCGCGAAGGGCCGACCATCCAGATGGGCGGAGCGACCGGAGCGATGGTCGCCTCGTGGCTGCGCGTGAGAGCGGGTGAGGGCGAACGCCGCGCATTGATGAGCGCCGGTGCAGGCGCCGGTCTGGCCGCGGCGTTCAACGCTCCGTTGTCGGGACTCGTGTTCGTCATGGAGGAACTGCACGGCAACTTCACGCCGGTGCTTTTTGTGGCGGCGTTTCTCGCGTCGGTGTCGGGGGACGTCGTGGGCCGGCTGATGATCAACGAACTGCCGGTGTTTCATTTGAGCGGCATCGCCGCGCCGGGCTTGAGCTCGTTGCCCTGGGCGGCGCTGCTCGGCGGCGCGCTGGGATTGTTCGGGGTGGCATTCAATCGCGTGTTGCTCGGGAGCATGAACCTGCACGACCGGCTGCGGCACTGGCCGGGCTGGGTGCTCGGTGCGATCGCCGGCGGAACGATTGGCCTCGCCGCGTGGTTTTTGCCGGGCCTGGCCGGTTCGGGGGGACACCTGGTGCAGGCCGCGCTGGCGGGGGAGCTGGCGTTGTATCTCGTGCCGGTGTTCGTGCTCGCGCGGTTTGGTGCGACGATGTTGAGCTACGCGTCGGGAGCGGCCGGCGGAATTTTCGCGCCCCTGCTGGTGCTCGGCGCACTCGCGGGACTGTGGTTTGGCAGCGGAGTCCACGCGCTCGTTTCAAATCCCGGACTGACGCCGGCGGTTTTTTGTGTGCTGGGGATGGGTGCGATGTTCACGGCGGTCGTGCGCGCACCGCTGACCGGCATCGTGCTGATGGTGGAACTCACCGGGACCTATGGATTCATGCTGCCGCTGCTCGTGAGCTGCATGGCGGCGTATGGGGTCGCGGAGCTGCTCGGCAACATGCCGATCTACGAGGCACTGCGCGAACGCTCGCTACGTCCCTCGCGCTGA
- a CDS encoding ZIP family metal transporter → MVPLWLQAGGWGLLAGAALLIGAAAAYTIRVPTRAIAGIMAFGSGVLISAVAFELMDEAFRRGGFLSAAGGFMGGALVFTLCTLWLNRTGARHRKRSRGQPSEPEHSGSGLAIAVGALLDGIPESMVIGVSLLEGGNVSLAAVVAIFISNLPEGLSSSAGMKRAGRSAGYIFGVWGGIAVLSGLAAIAGNLLLDGASPALIAGTTTVAAGAILAMLVDTMIPEAFESARDFAGLITVAGFLVSFALSKVLA, encoded by the coding sequence ATGGTGCCCTTGTGGCTGCAAGCTGGAGGCTGGGGACTGCTCGCCGGTGCAGCCCTCCTGATTGGCGCCGCCGCGGCCTACACGATCCGCGTGCCAACGCGTGCGATCGCCGGCATCATGGCCTTCGGCAGCGGCGTCCTGATTTCCGCCGTGGCGTTCGAATTGATGGACGAGGCTTTTCGGCGGGGCGGTTTTCTTTCGGCCGCCGGCGGATTCATGGGCGGCGCGCTCGTGTTCACCTTGTGCACGCTGTGGTTGAATCGGACGGGCGCGCGCCATCGCAAACGTTCGCGGGGCCAGCCGTCCGAGCCCGAGCACTCCGGCAGCGGACTCGCCATCGCCGTCGGCGCGCTGCTCGACGGCATTCCCGAATCGATGGTGATCGGCGTCAGCCTGCTCGAAGGCGGCAACGTCAGCTTGGCCGCAGTCGTGGCCATCTTTATTTCCAATTTGCCGGAGGGTCTCTCAAGTTCCGCGGGGATGAAGCGGGCCGGCCGTTCCGCCGGCTACATTTTCGGGGTGTGGGGCGGGATCGCCGTGCTGTCCGGACTCGCCGCCATCGCCGGCAATCTTCTCCTCGACGGCGCGTCGCCGGCTCTGATTGCCGGGACCACCACCGTCGCGGCCGGCGCCATCCTCGCGATGTTGGTTGATACGATGATCCCCGAAGCGTTCGAGTCCGCGCGCGATTTCGCCGGTCTGATCACGGTAGCCGGTTTTCTGGTCTCGTTCGCGCTCAGCAAGGTGCTTGCCTAG
- a CDS encoding fused MFS/spermidine synthase, with product MTRCAFYFVVVTLGILSMGFQLLASRLLNPHFGSSIIVWAWLISTFLAAFSVGSMLGGWISNLPPAPRRTAQMVGAIVAICTLALVALAGRTLLGRIELALPDLSTALFAACATLFFLPVTALSSFGPQCVQYLAVRGMPAGHASGLVYGVSTLGNIAGVMLTAFALIPHFRVSHLLYLWLGVALVSLAALLRLLRGTTTTSSSS from the coding sequence GTGACTCGCTGCGCGTTTTATTTCGTCGTCGTAACGCTCGGGATCCTGAGCATGGGATTTCAGTTGCTCGCGTCGCGGCTGCTGAATCCGCATTTTGGTTCCTCGATCATCGTCTGGGCCTGGTTGATCTCTACGTTTCTCGCGGCCTTCAGCGTCGGCTCGATGCTCGGCGGCTGGATCAGCAATCTGCCGCCGGCCCCGCGGCGCACGGCCCAGATGGTCGGCGCCATCGTGGCCATCTGCACGCTGGCACTCGTCGCACTCGCGGGGCGCACACTGCTCGGCCGGATCGAACTCGCGCTGCCGGACTTGAGCACGGCGCTCTTCGCGGCGTGCGCCACGCTGTTCTTCCTGCCGGTGACGGCGCTGTCATCCTTCGGACCGCAATGCGTGCAGTATCTCGCGGTCCGCGGCATGCCGGCGGGACACGCGTCGGGGCTGGTTTACGGCGTGAGCACGCTGGGCAACATTGCCGGCGTGATGTTGACGGCGTTTGCGCTGATCCCGCATTTCCGCGTCTCCCATTTGCTCTATCTCTGGCTGGGCGTAGCCCTCGTGAGTCTTGCGGCGCTGCTGCGGTTGCTGCGGGGAACGACGACGACATCATCATCATCATGA
- a CDS encoding spermidine synthase: protein MRSESPFTTSPGAGRRCRRAWLAALLLPTLLAAAPAPEGDYVESIDTLYNNLTVQRRGTIVELRARARQTEALESAVDLSDPLKLVVAYTRTLYAGLFAQPDPRRVLMIGLGGAGFHRLFAAAYPDSLLQTVELDPKVLELCVERMGFEPTAQTPVAVMDGRMFVKRDRRQWDWLILDAFRGGFVPPHLKTVEFYRECAARLDDRGVFISNLHSNTELYYSDIKTIREVFPQVLLFKTRGWGNVIAVAVKYRTPDITKPASWPPPAVLARPEFAGRLDLAAIRRELIPIPEEKVRAARLLSDDFAPVEFLDSIEANNRKNDD, encoded by the coding sequence ATGAGGAGCGAGTCTCCGTTTACGACCAGTCCAGGGGCGGGACGCCGGTGCCGCCGGGCGTGGCTGGCGGCCCTGCTGTTGCCGACGCTGCTGGCGGCGGCGCCGGCGCCCGAGGGCGATTACGTCGAGAGCATCGACACGCTGTACAACAACCTGACCGTCCAGCGGCGCGGCACGATCGTCGAGCTGCGCGCGCGCGCGCGGCAGACCGAGGCGCTCGAATCCGCCGTCGATCTCAGCGATCCACTGAAGCTCGTCGTGGCCTACACGCGGACACTGTACGCCGGGCTGTTCGCGCAACCGGATCCGCGGCGCGTGTTGATGATCGGGCTCGGCGGCGCGGGCTTTCATCGGTTGTTCGCGGCGGCGTATCCCGACTCGCTGCTGCAGACGGTCGAGCTGGATCCGAAGGTGCTCGAGCTGTGCGTGGAACGGATGGGATTCGAACCGACCGCGCAAACCCCGGTCGCGGTGATGGACGGCCGGATGTTCGTGAAGCGCGATCGGCGCCAGTGGGACTGGCTGATTCTGGATGCGTTTCGCGGCGGGTTTGTGCCGCCGCATTTGAAGACGGTGGAGTTTTACCGCGAGTGCGCGGCCCGGCTCGACGACCGCGGTGTGTTCATCAGCAACCTGCACTCAAACACGGAACTCTATTATTCGGACATCAAAACCATTCGGGAGGTGTTCCCGCAGGTGCTGCTGTTCAAGACCCGCGGGTGGGGCAACGTGATCGCCGTCGCCGTGAAGTATCGCACGCCGGACATCACCAAGCCGGCGAGTTGGCCACCACCGGCGGTGCTGGCGCGGCCGGAATTCGCGGGCCGACTCGATCTGGCGGCGATCCGGCGCGAGCTCATTCCGATTCCGGAGGAGAAGGTGCGCGCCGCGCGGCTGCTGAGCGACGATTTCGCGCCGGTGGAATTTTTGGATTCGATCGAGGCGAACAATCGCAAGAACGACGACTGA
- a CDS encoding alpha/beta hydrolase yields MLKLRLGLVLLALGAPALAQQPPEVIPLWPNGAPGFEGRKNEPERAKDWWVKNVHFPTLTVFRPAPDKANGCAVVIAPGGGFRELVFNAEGRQPGELLASLGVTAFALKYRLPNEEGSDYTFDHVQQDAYRAMRIVRSRAREFQIDPNRIGALGFSAGGAVVMMIAFTPGEGDPQAADPIDRANGRPNFQMLIYPGGKAPAKIGPDAPPAFLLCANDDEYGCDEVTMQVVEKLRAAKVPVELHLLRQGRHGFNMGDRSHLASVNTWPRRLADWLNDSGYLQPASGTPAATAPR; encoded by the coding sequence ATGCTGAAGCTACGTCTTGGTTTGGTTTTGCTGGCGCTCGGAGCGCCGGCGCTCGCGCAACAACCGCCCGAGGTCATCCCGCTGTGGCCGAACGGTGCGCCCGGGTTTGAGGGTCGCAAGAACGAGCCGGAGCGCGCGAAGGACTGGTGGGTGAAGAACGTCCACTTCCCCACGCTCACGGTGTTTCGGCCGGCGCCGGACAAAGCGAATGGCTGTGCGGTGGTGATCGCGCCCGGCGGCGGGTTTCGCGAGCTGGTGTTCAACGCCGAAGGCCGGCAGCCGGGTGAATTGCTCGCGTCGCTCGGGGTGACGGCATTTGCGCTGAAATACCGGCTGCCCAACGAGGAAGGCTCGGACTACACGTTCGACCACGTGCAGCAGGACGCCTATCGAGCGATGCGGATCGTGCGGAGCCGTGCGCGCGAGTTTCAGATCGATCCGAATCGGATCGGCGCGCTTGGCTTTTCGGCGGGCGGCGCGGTGGTGATGATGATCGCGTTCACCCCCGGCGAGGGCGACCCGCAGGCGGCGGACCCGATCGATCGCGCGAACGGCCGGCCGAATTTCCAGATGCTGATCTATCCCGGCGGGAAGGCGCCGGCGAAAATCGGCCCGGATGCGCCGCCGGCGTTCCTGCTCTGCGCCAACGACGACGAGTATGGCTGTGACGAAGTCACGATGCAGGTGGTGGAGAAACTCCGCGCCGCGAAGGTGCCCGTCGAGCTGCACCTGCTCCGGCAGGGGCGGCACGGCTTCAACATGGGTGATCGCTCGCACCTTGCCTCCGTCAACACCTGGCCGCGGCGACTGGCGGACTGGCTGAACGACAGCGGATACCTTCAGCCCGCGAGCGGCACACCGGCGGCAACCGCGCCGCGCTAG
- a CDS encoding SnoaL-like domain-containing protein, whose amino-acid sequence MTTQEIAQRLVALCREAKWETAQRELFADDAVSLEPYATPAFEKETRGLPAIIEKGHKFDAMIEKMHRLEVSDPLVATNAFACTMRMDVTMKGQGRMDMAELCVYNVKDGKIVSEQFHV is encoded by the coding sequence ATGACGACACAGGAAATTGCGCAGCGGCTCGTGGCGCTCTGCCGCGAAGCCAAATGGGAGACGGCACAGCGGGAACTCTTCGCCGACGACGCGGTGAGCCTCGAGCCTTACGCCACGCCCGCCTTCGAGAAGGAGACCCGCGGACTGCCCGCGATCATCGAGAAAGGGCACAAGTTCGACGCGATGATCGAGAAGATGCATCGGCTCGAGGTCTCGGACCCGCTCGTCGCGACGAACGCCTTTGCCTGCACGATGCGGATGGACGTGACCATGAAAGGGCAGGGACGGATGGATATGGCCGAGCTCTGTGTCTACAACGTGAAGGACGGCAAAATCGTCTCCGAACAGTTCCACGTCTGA
- a CDS encoding TIGR03118 family protein has translation MKPSRSRPPRLASVLALALGGLGSATLSAQVDYRQANLVSDIPGLARHTDANLVNPWGISSGPTTPFWVSDADAGVSTLYNTEGQRIPLVVSIPKPGGGSAAPTGQVFNSSTAFNGNRFLFATEDGTIAGWRGALGTTAETLVDHTGDGASYKGLAIGATGGNDYLYAANFTQGRIDVVPATGAPALPGTFTDPTLPAGYAPFNIQNVGGSLFVSYAKVNEEGDEEEAGAGLGFVNRFDLNGNLVGRFASNGVLNAPWAVTMAPESFGPFGGDILVGNFGDGTINAFDPVTGDLLGTLKDSDGNPLVIEGLWGLQFGNGGLGGKTNTLYFAAGIDDETHGLFGSITPVPEPSTYAAFAALGLVACVAWRRRRQAHAAADSAADV, from the coding sequence GTGAAACCGTCACGTTCCCGGCCGCCTCGACTCGCGTCGGTGCTGGCCCTCGCTCTCGGAGGACTCGGCTCCGCCACGCTCTCCGCGCAGGTCGACTATCGTCAGGCCAACCTCGTATCCGACATTCCAGGTCTCGCCCGGCACACCGACGCGAACCTGGTCAACCCCTGGGGCATCTCCTCCGGCCCCACTACGCCGTTCTGGGTGTCCGATGCGGATGCCGGCGTATCCACACTCTACAACACGGAGGGTCAGCGCATCCCACTCGTCGTCTCGATCCCCAAACCCGGCGGCGGCTCCGCGGCGCCCACCGGCCAGGTCTTCAACAGTTCCACCGCGTTCAACGGCAACCGCTTCCTCTTCGCCACGGAGGACGGCACCATCGCCGGCTGGCGTGGCGCGCTCGGCACGACCGCCGAGACGCTCGTCGATCACACGGGCGATGGCGCCAGCTACAAGGGCCTCGCGATCGGCGCAACCGGCGGCAATGATTATCTCTACGCAGCGAACTTCACCCAGGGCCGCATCGACGTCGTCCCCGCCACCGGCGCGCCCGCCCTGCCCGGCACGTTCACCGATCCGACGCTGCCCGCCGGCTACGCGCCCTTCAACATCCAGAACGTCGGCGGCAGTCTCTTCGTCTCCTACGCGAAAGTGAATGAAGAAGGCGACGAGGAGGAGGCCGGCGCCGGCCTGGGCTTCGTCAACAGATTCGACCTGAACGGCAATCTGGTCGGACGCTTCGCGTCCAACGGCGTGCTCAACGCGCCGTGGGCCGTGACGATGGCCCCCGAGAGCTTTGGCCCATTCGGCGGAGACATCCTCGTCGGCAATTTCGGCGACGGCACGATCAATGCCTTCGATCCGGTGACAGGTGACCTCTTGGGCACGCTGAAGGACTCCGACGGCAATCCGTTGGTGATCGAGGGACTCTGGGGCCTGCAATTCGGCAACGGTGGGCTTGGCGGCAAGACCAACACGCTCTACTTCGCCGCCGGGATCGACGACGAGACGCACGGCCTGTTCGGCAGTATCACGCCGGTGCCCGAGCCTTCGACGTATGCGGCGTTCGCCGCGCTGGGGCTGGTCGCCTGCGTGGCCTGGCGCCGCCGCCGGCAAGCTCACGCGGCCGCCGATTCCGCCGCGGACGTCTGA
- a CDS encoding hybrid sensor histidine kinase/response regulator — MPSSASLPSARFFASLLAHVTDAVIATDHQLRVLYLNPAAEREYGVSAPEAVGQPVEVVYRNLWIHPADERQARADLQAVGFWRGENIHVRQDGSQIRVESTISRLRNAEGEEIGQLAVIRDISEKQREIDELSRQRGAFMRLAENSPDLIVRFDATGRMWYLNTATERVFGIPRLHMIGKTMAEVGAPSELCALWQQTLAGVVSTGRQAELELTIPRSNEQSDFSVICVPEFASDGRVETVLSIAHDVTDLKRAIEHAENRQSRLNLAVVAANLGVFEWSFKTGGIRLENTVAREILAQLADTTELPAAQFLDELVHPDDAVAFREHLAQVMVGLGTFNHLCRLQTKSAGGERWVEFAARCERAEGTTDVQLVGFVSDITERIEAAAALARARDTAEAASRAKDRFLATLSHELRTPLTPALMVAADLEHSPLIPLELRQDCATIRTNIELEARLIDDLLDVARIAQGKLHMAFEPCDAHQVLRRAVATTRADFEAKQLTVDWQLHAEQGHVQGDSIRLQQVFWNILRNAAKFSPKGGAVALRSASNGAVWRLEIVDRGIGIDAADLAKIFEAFVQASDGAQRRHDGLGLGLAISAFIVREHGGRIWAESGGRGQGATFVVELPLSERAAPARVQEEAALTFVPRRLQILVVEDHGPSRLAFVALLRRRGHHTVGADSVQQARAAAAARKFDLVISDLGLPDGSGLELMQALRREHGLKGIALSGYGMEADIKAALDAGFLLHLTKPVTLHKLEDAVARIAELLP, encoded by the coding sequence ATGCCCTCGTCCGCTTCCCTGCCGAGCGCCCGCTTTTTCGCGAGCTTACTGGCGCATGTCACGGACGCGGTGATCGCGACCGACCATCAGCTGCGGGTGCTCTATCTCAATCCCGCCGCCGAGCGGGAGTATGGGGTCAGCGCGCCCGAGGCCGTCGGGCAGCCGGTCGAAGTCGTGTACCGTAACCTCTGGATCCATCCCGCGGACGAGCGCCAGGCCAGGGCGGACCTGCAGGCGGTGGGTTTCTGGCGGGGCGAGAACATTCACGTGCGCCAGGACGGCAGCCAGATCCGCGTGGAATCGACGATCAGCCGCCTGCGCAACGCCGAGGGCGAGGAAATCGGGCAGCTCGCCGTGATCCGCGACATTTCGGAAAAACAGCGGGAGATCGACGAACTGTCCCGGCAGCGTGGCGCGTTTATGCGCCTGGCCGAAAATTCACCGGATCTGATCGTGCGCTTCGATGCCACGGGGCGGATGTGGTATCTCAACACGGCGACGGAGCGCGTATTCGGAATTCCCCGGCTGCACATGATCGGGAAAACGATGGCGGAGGTCGGCGCGCCGTCCGAGCTCTGTGCGCTTTGGCAGCAAACGCTCGCCGGCGTGGTGTCGACCGGGCGCCAGGCCGAATTGGAGCTCACGATTCCCCGCTCGAATGAGCAGTCGGATTTTTCCGTCATCTGCGTGCCCGAGTTCGCCTCCGACGGGCGCGTCGAAACCGTGCTCAGCATCGCGCACGACGTAACGGACCTGAAGCGCGCGATCGAGCACGCCGAAAACCGCCAGAGCCGATTGAACCTGGCCGTCGTGGCGGCCAACCTCGGGGTGTTCGAGTGGTCGTTCAAGACCGGCGGAATCCGGCTGGAAAATACGGTGGCCCGGGAAATCCTCGCGCAATTGGCGGACACGACCGAACTCCCCGCCGCGCAATTTCTGGACGAACTGGTGCACCCGGACGACGCGGTCGCCTTCCGCGAGCATCTCGCCCAGGTCATGGTGGGGCTGGGGACGTTCAATCACCTGTGCCGGCTGCAGACGAAGAGCGCGGGGGGCGAGCGCTGGGTCGAATTCGCGGCGCGCTGCGAACGCGCCGAGGGGACGACGGACGTGCAGCTCGTCGGATTCGTGTCGGACATCACCGAGCGCATCGAAGCGGCAGCCGCGCTGGCGCGTGCGCGCGACACGGCGGAGGCGGCGAGCCGGGCCAAGGATCGCTTTCTCGCGACGCTGAGCCACGAGCTGCGGACACCGCTGACGCCGGCCTTGATGGTGGCAGCGGACCTCGAACATTCGCCGTTGATCCCGCTGGAACTCCGCCAGGACTGTGCGACGATTCGGACCAACATCGAACTGGAAGCGCGGTTGATCGACGATTTGCTCGATGTGGCGCGAATTGCGCAGGGCAAGCTCCACATGGCGTTCGAGCCCTGCGACGCGCACCAGGTGTTGCGACGAGCGGTGGCGACGACCAGGGCGGATTTCGAGGCGAAGCAGCTCACCGTCGACTGGCAGCTGCACGCCGAGCAGGGCCACGTGCAGGGCGATTCGATCCGGCTGCAGCAGGTGTTCTGGAACATCCTGCGCAACGCGGCCAAGTTCAGCCCGAAGGGTGGGGCCGTCGCCCTGCGTAGCGCGAGCAATGGTGCGGTGTGGCGGCTGGAGATCGTTGATCGCGGGATTGGGATCGACGCCGCGGATCTGGCGAAAATCTTCGAGGCGTTCGTGCAGGCGAGCGACGGCGCGCAGCGGCGCCACGACGGCCTGGGCCTGGGGCTGGCGATTTCGGCGTTCATCGTGCGCGAGCACGGCGGCCGGATTTGGGCCGAGAGCGGTGGCCGAGGGCAGGGCGCGACGTTCGTGGTGGAATTGCCGCTCTCGGAACGCGCCGCCCCGGCGCGGGTGCAGGAAGAGGCCGCGCTGACGTTCGTGCCGCGGCGGCTGCAGATTCTCGTCGTCGAAGATCACGGCCCCAGCCGGCTGGCCTTCGTGGCGTTGTTGCGGCGCCGCGGACATCACACCGTCGGCGCGGACTCCGTGCAACAAGCGCGGGCGGCGGCGGCGGCGCGAAAGTTTGATTTGGTGATTTCGGACCTGGGCCTGCCCGACGGCAGCGGACTCGAGCTGATGCAGGCCTTGCGCCGCGAGCACGGGCTCAAGGGAATCGCGCTGAGTGGCTACGGCATGGAGGCGGACATCAAGGCGGCGCTCGACGCCGGTTTTCTGCTGCATCTCACCAAGCCGGTGACGTTGCACAAGCTCGAGGATGCCGTGGCGCGGATCGCAGAATTGCTGCCGTAG
- a CDS encoding CHRD domain-containing protein — protein MKKLALLLLALALPHFVWAQLEFRTTLTGSQEVPPNDSPAWGNGFATLNLDTRQFDFNYMFGDLLAPQTAAHIHVAPPGVAGPVVHPLPLGSPSGLSLVLSETDVANLLAGNWYVNVHSELYRAGEIRGQFVPVPEPSTYALGGAALLGLAVIVRRRLQRRSPAAPLAAA, from the coding sequence ATGAAGAAACTCGCTTTGCTTCTGCTCGCCCTGGCGCTGCCCCACTTCGTCTGGGCGCAGCTCGAATTCCGCACCACGTTGACCGGTTCGCAGGAAGTGCCGCCGAACGACAGCCCCGCCTGGGGCAACGGCTTCGCCACGCTCAACCTCGATACGCGTCAGTTCGACTTCAACTACATGTTCGGCGATTTGCTCGCACCGCAGACCGCCGCGCACATCCACGTCGCGCCGCCGGGCGTCGCCGGCCCCGTCGTGCATCCGTTGCCACTCGGCTCGCCGTCCGGACTGTCCCTCGTACTCTCGGAGACCGACGTGGCGAACCTGCTCGCGGGCAACTGGTATGTGAATGTGCACAGTGAACTCTACCGCGCCGGTGAGATCCGGGGACAGTTTGTGCCGGTCCCGGAGCCGTCGACCTACGCCTTGGGCGGCGCGGCTTTGCTCGGTTTGGCGGTGATCGTCCGCCGGCGACTGCAACGCCGCTCACCGGCCGCCCCGCTCGCCGCCGCCTGA